In Clostridium butyricum, the genomic stretch CATATTTCCTATATTTCAAACATCCTTGCTAATAATAATGTACTATCTATCTTTTCAAGCATACCGTTATTTACAGGATACTCTATACAGACACTTCCAGTAATTATCTATATATGTATTATTAATACAGGACTAGGTTTTGCATTTTACTTTAAAGCTATGGAAGAAACTTCAGCTCAGACAACTTCCCTTGTATTTTTCTTTAAACCTATACTTGCTCCGATTCTTGCATTAATACTTCTTCATGAAGTAATTCCATTTAACATGATTATTGGAATAGTTTTTATACTTTTAGGATCTCTTTCATCAATTATACCTGATTTACTCATTAAAAAATCTATGAAAAAACCACTTTCTGAAAACTCTCCACATATATAAATAATTCAAATGGAACTTTTAAATAAATCTTAAAGAAACAGTTTTAAATCCTCACAAAATTTTTAAATAGAATTAGATTTAAAAATTTTATGAGGATTTATTAAACATTAATTGTATATAAATCTATTTTTATTATTTTTTTATCAATTTTGTAATATTATCCATATTAATTAGTAATTTAAAAATATAACCACATGTAAAATAGATAATTACTAAAAACAAACTGAGTAAAATTGCTTTTTTATCATTATTTTGAGCATGACTTTTTTAATGTAAAGGTTTATATTTAAATCATAGAAATAAATATATTCACTCAATACTGGAGGGATTTTTATGATGTATAAAACTTTCAATAAATCTAAACAAGTTTCATCTCAGTGCTGTTATTGTGATTTTAATAAAAAACTTTCAAAATTTATTTCTAAGGCCAGTAAAAATTTAAGTGATTTTTTACGAAGTTTGTTCACAAGCAAACCATATTCTTTTGACGAATACAGTCCAGTAAAACAAAGTTATAATTCTAAAAATATAACTGATTTTTATTTAACAGAATCACGAAGGACTTTCTTATAGATTATTATATACCTTTATAAATTTTTGAGCCTGCCACATAATGTTATTGCGTGGCAGGCTCTTTATAATATTATTGATTTATGATATCAAAAATGCTGCTTAATAGATTTTTCTCTATTATAAAACTCATAGAAGCAGGATTTATAACTATACCATCATATTCATTGACATTATCCATTATATCTTTATATGAAGCTTTGCAATAACGGAATTTATCTCTAGAATAAATCTTTTCTGCTTCTTTTTCATCTGAGAATAATGGAATATACGTTTTGTTTGTATCTTTATTTGCTATTGTGTAAAAATGCATTGTTTGTTTTTCAACAGAATATTCTTTTCTGTTTTCATTTTCAGAACTCATTTTTATAGCATCTTCTGTATAATGAATTGTCATATCATCTATTGATTTCATATCATCTTCATTATCATATCGCATAGGCACAATAAATAAACCTTGTTTATTTTCACTTTCTTTTATTTTTAGTGTAACTCTTCTAAAATCAAAATCATACAACGAAATATTTTCCATAGAGGAATCCTCAAAGAAAAGTTCCATAATCTCTTTTTTAATATCTCTCTTTGATAAAATATCAAATATAAATTTGCTCATCAAAACACTATCATCTTTTCTTGCAAAAAGAACTGTACCGTTGCTATCTTTAATTACAGGAACATTTTTATCTTTAAGCATCTTTGGTAGTATCTCTTTTTCCCATTCATCTTGTTTTTCTGCCATTTCTCTTCTTACAATTTCCGCCTGTTTTTTTATAACCTCAAGTGATTGTTCATTAATCTTAAAATCAATACTTCCACAGTTAATGCATATTTCCGAAATATTAGCATCATTTAATAATTTCATAAGTTGTGAAAAATCATATAAATATATATCCCATTCATCACTAAAATCAAAATTTTTCTTTTTTAATCCATCAACTTCAACTTGATCAGTAAACACATAAAGCCCTGGATTTACGCTTTTATCGTTCTCATTTTCTGATATTATATATACTGGCAAGTCTGCTTTATTAACATCAGATTTCTTTATAGGAATTATAAACTTAGTTTTTACTATAGAATTTATCATTTCAAGTTCAAGATTCTGTCTTATTTTATCTGCACCTTCATAATTTATGTTTCTTCTCATTTCCTGAAAAAATGCAGCCATTGAATATTGTGTTTCTGGGTTTATAAAATATTTTGAAGAAGAAACTTCTTCAAAATTTATAAGACTCTCCTTACTAAGATAATAAGGTCTTTGTATTCCATCACTAAATCCCATTCCCTTATATCCAGTTCTATATAATTCGTTTAATTCATTATTGAAATCTTCATTTGTCATTTCAATAACTTCAACATCATAATATACTTTCTTCAAATTTTCTATCATCTTATCTTTGTATGTATCACACACTAATATATGTTCGCATCCCTTGTCCATAAAAGGTAATCCTGTTGTCTTAAGAATAATTTTCCATAGCTTCTCACTTTTAATTATCTTCTCCTGAAATATTTTTCTATAAATACTCATAACTGAATAAAACCACATATAATCCTGTTCTTTTCCTTGATCTTTTAATCCAGGCATAATACTAGTTTCAATGTATCCAAGAATAAATATATTCTCTGTTAATGATGATTCTTTCATCATACTTTCCCCATGATCTTCATCTTGAAAAATACGTTGAAGAAGTTCATTACATCTTTCATGAGTTAATATATAATTATCTTTTTCTTTCTCAGGCTGTATTTCAATTTTTTCTTCAATATTAGTCTTATTTTCATCTTCATTAATATCTCTAACTATTTTATTTTTGTCTTTCTTAAATGCATCAAATATACCCACTTAAATTCCTCCAAACATCCCTTTTAATAACGATAATACTAAAATAATTATAAATTGATTAAAGAATATCAAAAATAGATATCCAATTATAAATTCTCAATTTAAATACATATATATTATAAATGAAATCCTATACAATTGCTATTAATATGTTAATTTACTCATTGATTTATAAATTTTATTGTGAAAAATCACAATAAAATTTATAAACAAAATGTTTCATAGGAAGTAAAACCTGTAAAAATACAAGTAAAACTACACTATATAAGCCTTAATTATCAATGATTTTTATGTTAATTACCAATAATAAACAATAAATCATTTCCAAGTGTCTATCCCTAGTAAAGATGGTCATGACCACTTCTAAATTCTTCGATATAAACATTATATTTATTGCTTATTTTGAGTTTATATTTATTTCTATATTATTTTTTCGCATATTATAAAATTAACTTCTTTTCTCAAGTATATACAGTGCATTTTCAAGCATTTCTCTTGTTATAGCATATGGGTAATGTTTAACATCAGGCATTTTAGGAATCATATCTATAACTTCATAAAACTGTTCTTTTGTAATCCCTATATCCTCAAGATTTACTGGAAGTCCCACTCTTTTATTAAATTCATATATCTTTTCAAACTCCTTTGTCCTGTTATCACATAATAAAAGTATAAGTACACCAAATGA encodes the following:
- a CDS encoding SseB family protein, yielding MGIFDAFKKDKNKIVRDINEDENKTNIEEKIEIQPEKEKDNYILTHERCNELLQRIFQDEDHGESMMKESSLTENIFILGYIETSIMPGLKDQGKEQDYMWFYSVMSIYRKIFQEKIIKSEKLWKIILKTTGLPFMDKGCEHILVCDTYKDKMIENLKKVYYDVEVIEMTNEDFNNELNELYRTGYKGMGFSDGIQRPYYLSKESLINFEEVSSSKYFINPETQYSMAAFFQEMRRNINYEGADKIRQNLELEMINSIVKTKFIIPIKKSDVNKADLPVYIISENENDKSVNPGLYVFTDQVEVDGLKKKNFDFSDEWDIYLYDFSQLMKLLNDANISEICINCGSIDFKINEQSLEVIKKQAEIVRREMAEKQDEWEKEILPKMLKDKNVPVIKDSNGTVLFARKDDSVLMSKFIFDILSKRDIKKEIMELFFEDSSMENISLYDFDFRRVTLKIKESENKQGLFIVPMRYDNEDDMKSIDDMTIHYTEDAIKMSSENENRKEYSVEKQTMHFYTIANKDTNKTYIPLFSDEKEAEKIYSRDKFRYCKASYKDIMDNVNEYDGIVINPASMSFIIEKNLLSSIFDIINQ